One genomic segment of Candidatus Thermodiscus eudorianus includes these proteins:
- the nuoH gene encoding NADH-quinone oxidoreductase subunit NuoH — protein sequence MGIVDIIIEIITWPPLWQLIVLGLIAPLAVVIGILWFERKTAGRVQRRFGPLHVSPRIGGAFQLIADLMRYAFQEIIIPKTVDRAAFLLAPLTALVVSIVPLVAVPFTSIPKWWPIPMEYSVLISLALSTVSAIFIVIAGWASNNKFSIIGGLREAYMITAYELIVILSILSTSAMVLSYNFVDIVNAQVGGKWFIIMNPLAFLAAFIGVLMSTSGFPFEIPESEHEVVAGPFTEYSGLLYGINMGAAYIKRFVYSVFVTLAFLGGWLPYHPGPGFISGYLLPSIVIIVKATILMAIFSFFRSVYGRYRLDQALDLAWKMLFPLAILGFGLGIWEAYIGLIG from the coding sequence ATGGGTATAGTGGATATAATAATTGAAATAATAACATGGCCCCCGCTCTGGCAACTCATTGTATTGGGGCTCATAGCTCCTCTGGCAGTGGTAATCGGAATACTCTGGTTCGAGAGGAAGACGGCTGGAAGAGTGCAGAGGCGTTTCGGCCCCCTGCATGTTTCGCCGAGGATAGGCGGCGCGTTCCAGTTGATCGCTGACTTGATGAGGTATGCCTTCCAGGAGATTATAATACCTAAGACCGTGGACAGAGCCGCGTTCCTCCTGGCGCCGCTCACGGCGCTCGTTGTAAGCATAGTGCCCCTGGTAGCCGTGCCCTTCACGAGTATACCCAAATGGTGGCCCATACCAATGGAGTATAGCGTGTTGATCTCGCTAGCTTTATCGACGGTGTCAGCGATATTCATAGTGATAGCTGGTTGGGCTAGTAACAATAAGTTCTCGATAATTGGCGGTTTAAGAGAGGCGTATATGATAACAGCCTACGAACTCATAGTCATATTATCGATACTCTCGACATCAGCAATGGTTTTGTCGTACAATTTCGTGGATATCGTGAATGCCCAGGTAGGCGGAAAGTGGTTCATAATAATGAACCCACTAGCATTCCTAGCAGCCTTCATAGGAGTCCTAATGTCGACTAGTGGCTTCCCCTTCGAAATCCCTGAAAGTGAGCATGAAGTGGTAGCGGGACCCTTCACCGAGTACTCAGGGCTACTCTATGGCATCAACATGGGTGCAGCCTACATCAAAAGGTTCGTATACTCTGTCTTCGTGACACTGGCATTCCTAGGTGGGTGGCTGCCATATCATCCAGGGCCGGGCTTTATCTCAGGCTACCTGCTACCCTCGATAGTTATAATCGTGAAGGCGACCATCCTAATGGCGATATTTAGCTTCTTCAGATCAGTTTACGGTAGGTATAGGCTGGATCAAGCGCTCGATCTAGCCTGGAAGATGCTTTTCCCACTAGCCATACTAGGCTTCGGCCTGGGTATCTGGGAGGCTTATATCGGGTTGATCGGATGA
- a CDS encoding NADH-quinone oxidoreductase subunit L: MEASVAVTGLIPWSLIWMFPYLGALILALLYLAGVKNEKIYGWGSVLSIAVSAIIATMAAQKFYAEGPIYSLSTTTWVPWLNITLGTYLDGLGVIMSLVVSWLSLLIAIYSVKYMEGDWGVQRYFFFFTFFVASMLLLVTADNLVLMFIGWEGTGLASYALIGHWYTDEEEYWVGVPGRKALGQPMYFEPSHSGVRAILFTRIGDIGLLIGMAVLFLLTGTFNIPELAASASSWMGYLATKGILVPVLVTFSLGALAKSAQFPFHEWLVTAMTGPTPVSALIHAATMVKAGVYFMLRFVPIFFAGAYALLGANPAAVEAAKEYFLLMAGLGAVTAFMMATMALVSNELKLILAYSTASQLGYMFLGAAAAGLLLDKGYEGLALGISAGLSHLVSHAVFKAALFLIAGWLIHVAHSRFIDPMGKYAKYMKITAIAIWLAGLSLMGIPPLSGFFSKELVLKTAEEAGFGWGYTLGVVTAALTAAYTFRMVLRVFHLEPYEKHEGHEPHEAPGLMLWPYTILAVTSLILGLYWTGTGGAIAKAIGETLSVEESIQLSLHITTGVLTVLSLVFASIIIVWALYVPLKVDFRRLIAEAGWARILHDFLYDRWYINSIYYIVIVGGFSALAYLLGVVDFGIDMLYHYAIPVLFILGASALRALHRGKTNYYMMLYVYFAALILLFVYLAWG; encoded by the coding sequence ATGGAGGCTTCGGTAGCGGTTACCGGATTAATCCCCTGGTCTCTGATCTGGATGTTCCCATACCTGGGAGCCCTCATACTAGCACTACTATACCTAGCCGGGGTGAAGAACGAGAAGATATACGGCTGGGGCAGCGTACTTAGCATAGCAGTGTCAGCGATCATCGCCACCATGGCCGCACAGAAGTTCTATGCCGAGGGACCCATCTACAGCTTATCGACAACAACATGGGTTCCATGGCTCAACATAACGCTCGGAACCTACCTAGACGGTTTAGGCGTGATCATGTCCCTAGTCGTGTCATGGCTGAGCCTGCTCATAGCAATCTATAGTGTGAAGTACATGGAAGGAGACTGGGGCGTCCAGAGATACTTCTTCTTCTTCACCTTCTTCGTAGCCAGCATGCTACTACTAGTAACCGCAGACAACCTAGTCCTAATGTTCATCGGATGGGAAGGCACAGGACTAGCCAGCTACGCGCTAATAGGCCACTGGTACACAGACGAAGAGGAGTACTGGGTTGGAGTGCCCGGCAGGAAGGCCCTAGGCCAGCCAATGTACTTCGAGCCCAGCCACAGCGGCGTAAGAGCAATCCTCTTCACGAGGATAGGAGACATAGGACTCCTAATCGGAATGGCCGTCCTCTTCCTGCTCACAGGAACATTCAATATACCGGAACTAGCCGCCTCTGCGAGTTCCTGGATGGGATATCTTGCCACGAAGGGTATACTCGTCCCAGTCCTAGTCACCTTCAGCCTCGGAGCACTGGCTAAAAGCGCCCAGTTCCCGTTCCACGAATGGCTTGTAACCGCCATGACAGGCCCCACGCCAGTCTCAGCACTGATCCACGCTGCCACGATGGTAAAGGCCGGCGTCTACTTCATGCTCCGCTTCGTCCCAATATTCTTCGCAGGAGCCTATGCTTTGCTTGGGGCTAATCCGGCGGCTGTAGAGGCCGCCAAGGAATACTTCCTGCTAATGGCGGGCCTGGGAGCAGTAACTGCATTCATGATGGCTACAATGGCGCTAGTTTCCAACGAGCTAAAACTAATCCTAGCCTACTCTACAGCAAGCCAGCTAGGATACATGTTTCTAGGGGCAGCCGCAGCAGGACTACTACTAGACAAGGGCTATGAGGGCCTAGCACTAGGTATCTCGGCTGGCTTATCCCACCTAGTAAGTCACGCCGTCTTCAAGGCAGCTCTGTTCCTCATCGCTGGCTGGCTTATCCACGTTGCCCACAGCAGGTTTATCGACCCGATGGGCAAGTATGCCAAGTACATGAAGATCACGGCCATAGCAATATGGCTAGCAGGTCTAAGCTTAATGGGCATACCACCGCTCAGTGGCTTCTTCTCAAAGGAACTAGTGCTGAAAACAGCGGAGGAGGCAGGATTTGGATGGGGCTACACGCTTGGAGTCGTGACAGCGGCCCTGACGGCGGCATATACTTTCAGGATGGTGCTGAGGGTATTCCACCTGGAACCGTATGAGAAGCATGAGGGCCATGAACCACACGAGGCCCCCGGACTCATGTTATGGCCGTACACGATACTCGCCGTAACGAGCTTGATACTAGGCCTATACTGGACCGGGACTGGAGGAGCTATAGCCAAGGCTATAGGCGAGACGTTGAGTGTAGAAGAGAGCATTCAGCTCTCGCTCCACATAACCACGGGAGTACTCACAGTGCTGAGCCTAGTATTCGCATCAATCATCATTGTATGGGCGCTCTATGTACCGCTGAAGGTCGACTTCCGCAGGCTGATAGCCGAGGCCGGATGGGCTAGGATCCTACACGACTTCCTATACGACAGATGGTATATCAACTCGATATACTATATAGTGATCGTTGGAGGGTTCTCTGCGCTAGCATATCTACTCGGAGTAGTGGACTTCGGCATAGACATGCTCTACCATTACGCGATACCAGTCCTATTCATACTAGGCGCCTCAGCGTTAAGAGCCCTCCACCGGGGAAAGACGAACTATTACATGATGCTCTACGTTTACTTCGCCGCGCTAATCCTACTCTTCGTATACCTCGCATGGGGGTGA
- a CDS encoding NuoM has translation MEAGFPIWWLSVILPVLVGFIALTQRENAKLNAWLSAITLLLSGVATFAYLLAGSIKEGVVDPYKIDLSSHGIGEFRMMVDGLSAPVVIGISIVTGLVALYSIKYMTTRIAEMRHEGESPPGIGSYFFLYDLFAASMLGMALATNLIEFFIFLELSLVSSFLLIAYYGYGDRRKISLLYFIWTHVAGALFLVGVLYYGINAGSFDVVKISQAGIAYAAPAYTVLATGAKIAAALVIIGLFIKMAVFGVHMWLPYAHAEAPTPISALLSPNLIGIAGYALARFAIPLFPDVFVEARDFLVILGLVTIIYGGLVALRQTDFKRLLAYSSVSQMGYLLLGIATLTSYGIGGAMLHYLSHAFGKAVLFMTAGVFITELHGLRDITKMGGLARAYPLTAAAALLGFMHLVGMPPALGMWSEVLITIGVVKTYATSSYGLFILLVAALIVAFGISAAYAFITMRRIFYGQFKEYVKNMGVKPGIEVLDGFKAIVLLIAIIGVFYFVAISPVMDSLKPASEMIAALLR, from the coding sequence ATGGAAGCTGGATTCCCTATATGGTGGCTTTCAGTCATCCTCCCCGTGCTCGTCGGCTTCATCGCACTGACCCAGAGGGAGAACGCAAAGCTAAACGCATGGCTTAGCGCAATCACACTACTGCTATCCGGTGTAGCAACATTTGCATACCTGTTAGCGGGCTCGATCAAAGAAGGAGTAGTGGATCCCTACAAGATAGACCTTTCGAGTCATGGCATAGGAGAGTTCCGGATGATGGTTGACGGATTATCGGCTCCGGTCGTTATAGGAATAAGCATTGTAACGGGCCTGGTAGCCCTATACAGTATCAAGTACATGACAACCCGGATAGCCGAAATGAGGCATGAGGGCGAGTCCCCACCCGGCATAGGATCGTACTTCTTCCTCTACGACCTATTCGCTGCTTCAATGCTGGGAATGGCCCTAGCAACAAACCTAATCGAGTTCTTCATATTCCTCGAACTTTCGCTAGTCTCTTCATTCCTTCTAATCGCATACTACGGTTACGGGGACCGGAGAAAAATCTCGCTACTCTACTTCATCTGGACCCACGTCGCAGGCGCGCTATTCCTAGTAGGTGTACTGTATTATGGAATCAATGCGGGTTCATTCGACGTCGTAAAAATAAGCCAAGCTGGGATAGCCTATGCGGCCCCCGCGTATACAGTGCTAGCAACTGGTGCAAAAATAGCAGCGGCGCTGGTAATAATAGGGCTCTTCATCAAGATGGCGGTTTTCGGAGTCCACATGTGGCTTCCCTACGCGCACGCAGAGGCTCCGACTCCGATATCGGCTCTCTTGTCGCCTAACCTGATCGGTATCGCGGGTTATGCGCTAGCCCGCTTCGCGATACCGTTGTTCCCAGACGTATTCGTTGAGGCTAGAGACTTTCTAGTCATACTGGGCCTGGTGACGATAATCTACGGTGGTCTAGTAGCTCTGAGGCAGACCGACTTCAAGAGGCTCCTAGCATACTCAAGCGTCAGCCAGATGGGGTATCTCCTGCTTGGAATAGCTACTCTGACATCATATGGTATTGGAGGCGCAATGCTACACTACTTGAGTCACGCCTTCGGCAAGGCAGTCCTCTTCATGACAGCTGGCGTCTTCATCACAGAACTTCACGGGCTAAGAGATATTACGAAGATGGGAGGACTTGCAAGGGCCTATCCGCTAACTGCAGCCGCGGCCCTACTGGGATTCATGCACCTGGTAGGAATGCCGCCGGCCCTGGGTATGTGGAGCGAAGTCCTAATAACAATAGGAGTCGTTAAGACGTATGCTACATCATCGTATGGCCTCTTTATACTACTAGTTGCAGCCTTAATCGTGGCATTCGGAATTAGCGCGGCCTATGCCTTCATAACGATGAGGAGGATATTCTACGGACAATTCAAGGAGTACGTTAAGAACATGGGGGTCAAGCCTGGAATCGAGGTCTTAGACGGTTTCAAAGCGATAGTACTCTTGATAGCCATAATCGGGGTCTTCTACTTCGTAGCGATATCACCTGTGATGGACTCGCTTAAACCAGCCTCTGAGATGATTGCGGCTTTATTGAGGTGA
- the nuoB gene encoding NADH-quinone oxidoreductase subunit NuoB, translating into MAREEGKVYVGNLDVAAKSARKLLLGKLRLGKLVDWGTAFSLWPVHLTTSCCGCEFAAAWSPKYDNEQHGALPWVGARQTNMILVEGTVSKKMACAVRVVWEQMPQPKFAIAMGACAIDGGIFYNSYNIVRPWEIIPVDVYIPGCPPRPEAVARAIVELQRKIRSKGVASKFVEEGWRPDKEYVKPKEDPCFWWRG; encoded by the coding sequence ATGGCTAGGGAGGAGGGCAAGGTCTACGTAGGAAACCTGGATGTAGCCGCTAAGAGCGCTAGGAAACTCTTGTTGGGCAAGTTAAGACTAGGAAAACTAGTCGATTGGGGAACCGCCTTCTCGTTATGGCCAGTGCACCTCACGACGAGCTGCTGTGGCTGTGAGTTCGCCGCCGCCTGGAGCCCCAAATACGATAACGAGCAGCATGGAGCTCTACCATGGGTTGGTGCTAGGCAGACGAACATGATCCTGGTAGAGGGTACTGTCTCTAAGAAGATGGCTTGTGCTGTTAGAGTCGTCTGGGAGCAAATGCCCCAGCCCAAGTTTGCTATAGCAATGGGTGCATGTGCGATCGATGGCGGTATATTCTATAACAGCTATAACATAGTAAGGCCATGGGAGATCATACCAGTCGACGTATACATCCCGGGCTGTCCCCCTAGGCCGGAGGCTGTTGCGCGTGCAATAGTAGAGCTCCAGAGGAAGATTAGAAGCAAGGGCGTTGCCAGCAAGTTCGTAGAAGAGGGATGGAGGCCCGACAAGGAGTACGTTAAACCGAAGGAGGACCCCTGTTTCTGGTGGAGGGGTTAG
- the ndhC gene encoding NADH-quinone oxidoreductase subunit A, producing MLEYLTDTLVKASTGLVILPIILIALLAAVVLLIDLITRARPDIIQREKYRLERFEAGNPPPKSEARGKVSMQYLGYLIIFLAIEPAVVIFSILLAAPKGILGNLLWLYIVLLAVYTPLLAYAIRESRRVESWMLEG from the coding sequence ATGTTAGAATACCTCACGGATACACTGGTAAAGGCCTCAACCGGGCTAGTGATACTACCGATAATTCTCATAGCGCTTCTCGCAGCCGTTGTACTCTTGATAGACCTAATAACTAGAGCGAGGCCAGACATAATACAGAGAGAGAAGTATAGGCTGGAACGATTCGAAGCCGGCAATCCACCTCCAAAATCAGAGGCCCGCGGCAAAGTTTCAATGCAATACCTGGGCTATCTAATCATATTCCTCGCTATAGAACCCGCCGTAGTAATCTTCAGTATACTCCTAGCAGCTCCGAAGGGGATACTGGGGAATCTGCTATGGCTGTATATTGTGCTTCTAGCTGTATACACTCCACTCCTCGCCTACGCTATAAGAGAGTCCAGGAGGGTAGAATCCTGGATGCTTGAGGGGTGA
- a CDS encoding NADH-quinone oxidoreductase subunit D, translating into MVSARGSVGFNDLKLPGAWSRKLSKNLYEVFIGPQHPGSGHMRIIIRIDGDVIVEADPDMGYVHRTMEKLGEGREWIKGIPLYERMAIHDACNVTEPYVRAVEKLLGVDPPLRAKYLRVLLCEINRIAAYLYGFGIFGVFTGHSTMYMWPFGDREVWIELADWLTGARLTHSYPVFGGVRRDIPAGFTDQLRKAIRYMRKRLEEYRKIFVDNPVIRARLEDVGVIPRNLAIEIGVTGPNLRASGVLYDVRYNAPYEVYDELDFEIPVFQEGDALARVWQRVEEIKQSLRILEQVADWLDKHPREPILHERFWKTAPPLYKKVFEAEGRAKLVPLYALLKVPKGKAYARAETARGEISYYVESDGGSKPYRIRIHSASARNALVFKYIAPGHRVMDLPIIYGSIDYFPPEADR; encoded by the coding sequence ATGGTTTCTGCAAGGGGCTCTGTAGGGTTCAACGACCTCAAGCTTCCTGGAGCGTGGAGCAGAAAGCTCTCAAAGAATCTCTACGAGGTGTTTATAGGCCCACAGCACCCAGGCTCGGGTCACATGAGAATAATAATCAGGATCGACGGCGACGTCATAGTCGAAGCCGACCCGGATATGGGATACGTGCATAGAACCATGGAGAAGCTTGGAGAGGGGAGAGAGTGGATAAAGGGCATACCCCTATATGAGAGGATGGCAATACACGATGCGTGCAACGTGACGGAACCCTACGTGAGGGCGGTAGAGAAGTTACTAGGCGTTGACCCGCCCCTCCGGGCGAAATACCTGAGGGTACTCCTCTGCGAGATAAACAGGATAGCTGCATACCTCTACGGCTTCGGCATATTCGGCGTCTTCACAGGCCACTCGACCATGTACATGTGGCCATTCGGCGACAGAGAGGTATGGATCGAGCTCGCAGACTGGCTAACGGGGGCAAGACTCACACACTCATACCCCGTATTCGGAGGAGTCAGGAGAGACATACCAGCGGGGTTCACAGACCAACTCAGGAAGGCAATCCGGTATATGAGGAAGAGACTAGAGGAGTATAGGAAGATCTTCGTGGACAACCCCGTAATTAGAGCAAGGCTCGAGGATGTAGGCGTCATTCCAAGGAATCTCGCCATAGAGATCGGAGTAACAGGGCCAAACCTGAGGGCTAGTGGGGTCCTCTACGATGTCCGCTATAATGCTCCATACGAGGTCTATGACGAGCTGGACTTCGAGATCCCAGTATTCCAGGAGGGGGATGCACTGGCAAGGGTATGGCAGAGGGTCGAGGAGATAAAGCAGAGCCTAAGGATACTGGAGCAGGTCGCTGACTGGCTCGACAAGCATCCTAGAGAACCGATCCTCCACGAGAGGTTCTGGAAAACAGCTCCCCCACTCTACAAGAAGGTGTTTGAAGCCGAGGGTAGGGCTAAGCTAGTCCCCCTCTATGCATTGTTGAAGGTTCCAAAGGGCAAGGCTTATGCAAGGGCCGAGACCGCCAGGGGCGAGATATCATATTATGTGGAGAGCGACGGCGGGAGTAAACCCTACAGGATCCGGATACACTCAGCTTCTGCTAGGAACGCGCTCGTATTCAAGTATATCGCGCCAGGCCACAGAGTCATGGATCTCCCCATAATCTATGGTAGCATCGACTACTTCCCGCCCGAGGCGGATAGATAG
- a CDS encoding pyridoxal-dependent decarboxylase: MYWRRRGKRRVIATKGSHYSVSKAAYILGMDYREYSIEEIIDNVDPSDVVVATMGKTETGFVDDVDIIYDRVREKGSAIHIDAAYFGSIARFVLRKDLHLDEFMATFAVDLHKIPESPPPAGVLFAFSEEVIEDLWFESPYLPGKRQFGILGTRPGCSVFASSVALRIVMEEWPEGPSGLARDLNSVINDIVRDLSRVGFDSVGGPAPIKCIKHKYIDKIRKYLEDKGYRVYSCLGNGIRIVAMPHNIWQGYKWIKDALITAAEEG; encoded by the coding sequence ATGTATTGGAGGAGGAGGGGTAAAAGAAGGGTAATAGCTACCAAGGGCTCTCACTACTCTGTTTCCAAGGCAGCCTACATACTTGGAATGGATTACAGGGAATACAGTATAGAGGAGATAATCGATAATGTTGATCCCAGCGACGTGGTTGTCGCTACTATGGGAAAAACTGAGACAGGTTTTGTTGACGACGTCGATATAATTTACGATAGAGTGAGAGAGAAGGGATCAGCAATCCACATAGACGCGGCATACTTTGGCTCCATAGCAAGATTCGTCTTAAGAAAAGATCTCCATCTTGACGAGTTCATGGCCACGTTCGCGGTAGATCTACATAAGATCCCAGAGTCTCCTCCCCCTGCTGGCGTGCTCTTTGCGTTCAGCGAGGAAGTCATTGAGGATCTATGGTTCGAATCACCCTATCTCCCGGGGAAAAGACAGTTTGGGATACTTGGGACTAGGCCCGGGTGTAGTGTTTTTGCGTCTAGTGTGGCTCTCAGGATAGTTATGGAGGAGTGGCCAGAGGGTCCCTCAGGGTTAGCTCGTGACCTCAACTCTGTTATCAATGATATTGTCAGAGATCTTAGCCGGGTCGGGTTCGACTCGGTAGGAGGCCCTGCACCAATCAAGTGCATCAAACATAAATATATAGATAAAATAAGAAAATATCTGGAAGACAAGGGATATAGGGTTTATTCCTGTCTCGGGAATGGAATAAGGATAGTCGCAATGCCCCACAATATATGGCAGGGATATAAATGGATTAAAGACGCTTTGATAACAGCCGCGGAAGAGGGCTAG
- a CDS encoding NADH-quinone oxidoreductase subunit K, translating into MGFVDAATAGVTVVTASVIAGLAVYGMSSSRNFLRQMLSIEVLFNAILLVILVIAGVNPAYTTAFAILLVSVVSGEVIVLVSIIVAFYRVARELDSTAVEEEGV; encoded by the coding sequence ATGGGTTTCGTTGACGCGGCGACAGCGGGTGTTACAGTGGTTACGGCATCAGTAATTGCCGGGCTAGCCGTCTATGGTATGTCCTCGTCGAGGAACTTCCTACGACAGATGTTATCCATAGAAGTGCTATTCAATGCTATACTACTGGTTATTTTAGTGATCGCTGGAGTAAACCCAGCCTACACGACTGCGTTCGCAATTCTACTAGTATCCGTCGTCTCCGGAGAGGTTATCGTGCTCGTGTCGATCATCGTGGCATTCTACCGTGTAGCAAGGGAGCTAGACTCCACGGCGGTGGAAGAAGAGGGGGTGTAA
- a CDS encoding NADH-quinone oxidoreductase subunit C produces MDKDALVAMIKEKLGDMIVSIEEGKDLIHVEVSVDSIVEAARRMKEMGFDHVKDVTAIDYPKENVIKIFYHASSYGNTDLSRYIVGIGYSIPRDRTSVPSLYYVWTTADFQEREVYEGFGIVFEGHPDMRPLLLAPPIAEKRPLRKDFVVKEEPIFKAPKKK; encoded by the coding sequence ATGGATAAGGATGCACTGGTGGCTATGATAAAGGAGAAGCTCGGCGATATGATAGTTTCCATCGAGGAAGGGAAGGACTTGATTCATGTAGAGGTATCGGTTGATAGCATTGTCGAGGCAGCTAGAAGAATGAAGGAGATGGGTTTTGACCATGTGAAGGATGTAACCGCCATCGACTACCCTAAGGAGAACGTGATTAAGATATTCTACCACGCCTCTAGCTATGGAAACACGGACTTGTCGAGATACATCGTCGGCATCGGATACAGTATCCCGAGGGACAGGACTAGCGTTCCCTCACTCTACTATGTATGGACCACTGCGGACTTCCAGGAGAGGGAAGTGTACGAGGGCTTCGGGATAGTATTCGAGGGCCATCCCGATATGAGGCCACTCCTCCTCGCTCCGCCCATCGCCGAGAAGAGACCTTTGAGGAAGGACTTCGTAGTGAAGGAGGAACCCATCTTCAAAGCGCCTAAGAAGAAGTAG
- the nuoI gene encoding NADH-quinone oxidoreductase subunit NuoI, translating to MPPKPVQKTKPVRGVFHAFKGNLEAIMIGVKYFLDPKRYTLVYPKEYTKLRQGYRGFIVLVKEKCINCASCARICPAAAMKMVRIPEPDPKDPNKKKVKNWPVINYQRCIFCGYCVDVCPTEALYHVPYHDVVYENMAEMDLDLESFLKPPEYKTAEEGVPVRFIVDEEKGLIKVPYKEGGEG from the coding sequence ATGCCGCCTAAGCCTGTGCAGAAGACGAAACCCGTTAGAGGGGTATTCCATGCCTTCAAGGGGAACCTAGAGGCAATCATGATCGGCGTGAAGTATTTCCTCGACCCGAAACGCTATACGCTGGTGTACCCGAAGGAATACACTAAGTTGAGGCAAGGGTACAGGGGGTTCATAGTACTAGTCAAGGAGAAGTGTATAAACTGTGCTAGCTGCGCCAGGATCTGCCCTGCCGCCGCTATGAAAATGGTCCGGATACCAGAGCCGGACCCTAAGGATCCAAACAAGAAGAAGGTTAAGAACTGGCCCGTAATCAACTACCAGAGGTGTATATTCTGCGGCTACTGTGTCGATGTATGTCCGACAGAGGCATTGTACCATGTGCCCTACCACGACGTTGTATACGAGAATATGGCCGAGATGGATCTAGACCTGGAATCATTCCTCAAGCCGCCGGAGTATAAGACTGCGGAAGAGGGAGTACCGGTCCGATTCATAGTCGACGAGGAGAAGGGCCTCATAAAGGTCCCATACAAGGAGGGTGGTGAAGGGTGA
- a CDS encoding NADH-quinone oxidoreductase subunit J, translated as MEEYIPFFAAIVGTSMILAAYYTVRGKDLVYASGSLAILGILNAILVALLGYTLVAVFLVLVYVGAAVMFIIMSVSMLGGGGDEKRDEVYGAFAGASVAISLFLLLAGTGLYKAFARPTHLSIARVSEILASDYGIVLVLLFVALAATLVEAISIARRG; from the coding sequence ATGGAGGAGTACATACCATTCTTCGCAGCTATAGTCGGTACCTCCATGATACTCGCTGCTTACTACACTGTTAGGGGCAAGGATCTAGTCTACGCAAGCGGTTCACTTGCTATACTAGGCATATTGAACGCTATATTGGTAGCCCTGCTCGGCTACACGCTAGTAGCCGTGTTCCTAGTACTCGTGTATGTTGGAGCGGCTGTTATGTTCATAATCATGAGCGTGTCAATGCTAGGCGGCGGAGGAGACGAGAAAAGGGACGAAGTATACGGTGCCTTCGCTGGGGCTAGCGTCGCGATATCATTATTCCTCTTACTGGCTGGAACAGGGCTCTACAAAGCGTTCGCTAGGCCCACGCACTTATCGATTGCAAGGGTTTCAGAGATCCTAGCCTCGGATTACGGTATAGTACTCGTGTTGTTGTTCGTTGCACTAGCAGCCACGCTTGTAGAGGCTATCTCAATAGCCCGGAGGGGGTGA
- the fdhE gene encoding formate dehydrogenase accessory protein FdhE, translating to MDSGDRAIEEKLREFETALDKYLHLLHGGRVDQERAVAIERIELKLQSALANEGLCDPRAGLNDGVRRLLEKDQIHDKLVEIVNELIRDENIDFPTSIDLEKATKMFLNGEVESGEAMVAAIIIQSLARCIAEQRLAMEIEEKLTPYCPVCGAESHTMVVREKGYHMVCPFCGYEWRISKDRPRCPWCGNDNPISIGVFTNRQRRIGLMVCQECGSTWRAILDRRIRAPNILLPLISLGAEAFRTFMSSDMISNERVEE from the coding sequence ATGGACTCTGGAGATAGAGCTATCGAAGAAAAACTAAGAGAGTTCGAGACGGCGTTGGACAAGTACCTCCACTTACTTCACGGAGGAAGAGTGGATCAGGAAAGGGCCGTTGCTATCGAGAGAATAGAGCTTAAGCTTCAGAGTGCATTGGCTAATGAGGGTCTCTGCGATCCAAGAGCCGGTTTAAATGACGGTGTGAGGCGTTTACTAGAAAAAGATCAAATACATGATAAATTAGTGGAAATAGTCAACGAGTTAATTAGAGACGAGAACATAGATTTCCCGACCAGTATAGACTTAGAAAAGGCCACCAAGATGTTCCTAAATGGAGAAGTAGAATCCGGAGAGGCCATGGTAGCGGCGATAATAATCCAGTCCCTGGCTAGATGCATAGCCGAGCAAAGACTAGCAATGGAAATCGAGGAGAAGTTGACACCCTACTGTCCAGTGTGCGGAGCGGAAAGTCATACGATGGTGGTCAGGGAAAAGGGTTATCACATGGTCTGCCCGTTCTGCGGCTATGAATGGAGAATCTCCAAAGACAGGCCCCGTTGCCCCTGGTGTGGAAACGATAATCCGATATCGATAGGCGTCTTCACAAACAGGCAGAGGCGGATAGGCTTAATGGTTTGTCAAGAATGCGGTAGTACATGGAGGGCTATCTTGGATAGAAGGATTAGAGCACCGAATATTCTACTCCCGCTGATTAGCCTCGGGGCTGAAGCCTTTAGGACCTTCATGAGCAGCGATATGATCTCTAATGAAAGAGTCGAGGAGTAA